Genomic segment of Bacteroidota bacterium:
AACCGGCACCGAAATATAATCTTGTTTCAGGAGTATAACCAACAACGGGGGATGGAAATATTTTTCCTTTCCTTTCTGTATGGGATGTATCGGGAACTACTGGTTCCACTTGTGCAGTTAATGTAAATGGAATACAGTACAAAAAAATACCCATTGCATAAATTGTGATAAATTTCAAATTGCGGATTTTTAATATCAGATGCAGTAAGGTTTCCTCTGTGTTGCGCATAACTGGTTTTCAGGAATGGATCAATTAACGTATTTTTTTATTTTTAAGTCTGATGAATTTATGATTTCGGGTGCAAAATTGATGTTTTTTGATGAAATCGACGTTAAAATTTAAGAAAATGCAATATCGGACAGATAAATTGGGTATAATTGTAGTATGAAAACTCAATTTTTAAATACAATTATTTTTTGCCTGATTTTTAATTTCTCCTGCAAATTCTTACAATCTCAAAGTGTTTTTCCTGGTTTCGCCGATTCTCCACAATGGAATGTAAGTCAAACATTTTGGTTGGATACTGAAATAGTACAGTATAAATTTTCATCAGATACTCTCATGTGCGGTAACACTTATTCCAAGTTTGAAGATTATTACGATTATTATTTCCGGAGTTCAGGGAATAAAGTCTATATGCGAGAAAAAAATAATTGCAGCGACCCAGAATATGTGATTTATGATTTTGGATTGGAGGCTGGCGATACCATGACTCTTGAATTTTTTGGCGGAGAGGATTTTCCAACCGCAATGGAAGTTGAAAGCGTTGATACAATCAATTATTTTGGTGTTGACAGAAAAACGTTAACCATTAATTATGATCGATGTGGAGGAGAAATGGGTGAATTTGATACAGCAACTATGCAATGGATAGAAGGCATTGGATCGGATACACATCCCTTCTATGCTATTTTTTGTTATTGTGATGGTTGTGAGTTTTGGTCAAATTTGGTTTGTTACGACTCATCCGGAGTTCAATTATACGGAACTCCTGATGTGGATGCATGCGATATCATTATTGATGTGCCAACTCTGACAAGTAAATCTCCAAAAATTTTCCCAAATCCTGTCTCAGAACTACTGTTTTTTGAACCCGGAAATTCAGCCGAATATTTCTATAATATTCGTTCAATAACCAATAATACAGTGATGAAAAACAGCACTTCCGGACCTCTGGAGCTCAATGTAGAAAGGCTCTCCCCCGGAATCTATTTTTTTGAGTTGTTGAATGTGGCGGGACAAAGAATAGCCTCTGAAAAATTCGTCAAACTCTGAGCCCAAAATCTTTCCAAACAACTTTCTCACATTCTTTTGATTTCCGCGCCCTAACTTCTATCTTTGCGCCCGAAATCAAAAAGGTCCTCTTAAATTATATATAATGCAAGCAATTGGTAAAATTACACAGATCATCGGCGCGGTTGTCGATGTTGCTTTTAAAGAAGGAAATCTTCCTGAAATTCTGAATGCCCTGGAAGTGCGCCGTGAGAACGGTGATGCGCTTATTCTTGAGGTGCAGCAGCATCTTGGGGAGGATAGTGTTCGCACTATCGCCATGGATTCTACCGACGGTCTCGTTCGCGGAACTGTAGTATACGATCTTGGTTCTAATATCTCCATGCCAACAGGTGTTGAGATCAGAGGGCGTTTATTCAATGTTGTTGGAAAGGCTATTGATGGTATGCGTCAGGTTAAATCAGAAAAACAGGCGCCAATTCACCGCAAACCGCCTTTATATGAGGAACTTTCGACTGAATCTGAAGTACTTTTTACAGGTATTAAGGTAATCGACCTTATCGAACCTTATGCAAAGGGTGGTAAGATCGGACTTTTTGGAGGTGCAGGGGTTGGAAAAACAGTATTGATTCAGGAATTGATCAACAATATCGCCAAAGCATACGCTGGTATGTCGGTTTTTGCCGGTGTTGGTGAAAGAACTCGTGAAGGAAATGACCTTTTAAGAGAATTTATTGAATCAGACGTAATTCGTTACGGGACTGAGTTTAAACATAGCATGGAAGCAGGTGGATGGGATCTGAGCAAGGTAGATTATGCGGAAATGGAAAAATCGCAGGCAACTCTTGTTTTCGGACAAATGAACGAACCACCGGGAGCACGTGCACGTGTGGCTTTATCCGGATTAACGGTAGCTGAGTATTTCCGTGACGGAGATGCAAATGATGCTAAAGGAAAAGACATTTTATTCTTTATTGATAATATCTTCCGTTTCACACAAGCAGGTTCTGAGGTTTCGGCTTTATTGGGTCGTATGCCTTCAGCGGTGGGTTATCAGCCTACACTTGCTACGGAAATGGGTATCATGCAAGAGCGTATCACATCAACAAAACGCGGTTCTATTACTTCCGTTCAGGCGGTTTACGTTCCTGCGGATGACTTAACAGATCCGGCTCCTGCAACAACCTTCAGTCACTTGGATGCAACAACAGTATTAAGCCGTAAAATTGCCGAGTTGGGAATTTATCCTGCGGTGGATCCACTGGATTCAACTTCAAGGATCTTAACTGCCGACATCGTTGGTGCTGAACATTACAATTGCGCACAAAGAGTAAAAAGTACCTTACAGCGTTATAAAGAATTACAGGATATCATCGCCATCCTCGGTATGGATGAGTTGAGCGAGGAAGATAAATTAGTAGTGAGTCGCGCTCGTCGTGTTCAACGTTTCTTATCTCAACCATTCTTCGTTGCAGAACAATTTACAGGTCTTAAAGGTGTATTGGTTCCGATTGAAGAAACTATCCGCGGATTTAATATGATCATGGATGGTGAAGTGGATGAATATCCTGAGGCAGCCTTCAACCTTGTAGGAACAATTGATGATGCGATTGAAAAAGGTAAAAAATTAATTGCTGACGCTAAGAAATAATAGTAAAAGAAAAAAGTATGCAATTAGATATTCTTTCTCCCGACAAAAAAATATATTCAGGTAATGCTGATGGCGTTTTAATGCCGGGAATTACAGGCTCTTTTGAAGTATTAAACAATCACGCCCCAATGATCGCCGCATTAGGAAAAGGAAAAATGCGCGTGCGTGTTGGGAAAACAGATACCGTATACCAGATCACCGGCGGTTTTGTGGAAGTGCTCCATAATAATGTGAGTGTACTTGTAGAAGGCGCGAAAGAAATTTAATTTCAGTTTAAATAATATTGAAACCTCCGAAGGATGATCTTTCGGAGGTTTTTTAATTGTGGCAACTTTAAAAAAAGTAGCCACGAACCCGCCCCCCCCCCCCCCCGGGGGGGGGGGGGGAAAGAAAAAGGGGGGGGGGGGGGGGGGTTCTGGGCCCGCGGGGGGGGGGGGGGGGGGGGGGGGGGGGGGGGGGGGTGTTTTTTTTTCTTTTTTTTTTTTTTTTAATTTTTGGTGTTTTTTTCTCCCGGGGGGGGGGGGGGGATGGGGGGGGGGGGGGGGGGGGTTTTTTTTTTTTTTTTTTTTTTTGATTTTTAATTTTATTTGTTCCCCACAGAGTTACGCGCAGCGAACTCTGTGGACGGGTGTAATAATCATTTCTTTTTCAACGAACTTGCATATTCAAAACTTAATTTAAAATATTTTTTAAATGCCTTCTTATCATACAATAGCTCCTCCGGCACTAAAACATATTCTTTCATTACCACACCATGCTGCACAGAAAGTTGTGATTTATATTTTTTAATAAATAATTCTCTTTCATTCTCCGGTAAACGAATACTCAATTCACCTTCCTTCGATAAAAAACTAAACATATTTCCATTTACGGATGTATAGGGCAAAGTTTTTCCCTTTCTTTCTATTTCAGGAAACAACTCAATTATTTCATCATACAATTTTAGTTGTTCTGAAATATCCTGTTCGTTTACTTTTTTCGCTGCCATGTTGAAAGAAGATTTTCCCCCAGAGTCACTGCCACGAAGTAAAGCTCCTTCGTCGCTTACTACGTGGCTTAAAGGGATTCTGTGGGAAGGCGGTCGTGATCGCAATTCCTTCTATAAAACCTCATTGCAATCCATTATTTAATCTCAAACTTCCCAAAAACCTCATATCGAATTTTTATTTTCTGATAGGTTAGTTGCGATTGAAAATCAGCGAGTCCATCTTCAGCTATCATAAAATTTGAATTTGAATATTGACTATACCTTGCCTGAGGATAAACATTTTCATTTATTTCCTGTAATAAAATAGGACTCCCAATTGTTT
This window contains:
- a CDS encoding F0F1 ATP synthase subunit beta, with the translated sequence MQAIGKITQIIGAVVDVAFKEGNLPEILNALEVRRENGDALILEVQQHLGEDSVRTIAMDSTDGLVRGTVVYDLGSNISMPTGVEIRGRLFNVVGKAIDGMRQVKSEKQAPIHRKPPLYEELSTESEVLFTGIKVIDLIEPYAKGGKIGLFGGAGVGKTVLIQELINNIAKAYAGMSVFAGVGERTREGNDLLREFIESDVIRYGTEFKHSMEAGGWDLSKVDYAEMEKSQATLVFGQMNEPPGARARVALSGLTVAEYFRDGDANDAKGKDILFFIDNIFRFTQAGSEVSALLGRMPSAVGYQPTLATEMGIMQERITSTKRGSITSVQAVYVPADDLTDPAPATTFSHLDATTVLSRKIAELGIYPAVDPLDSTSRILTADIVGAEHYNCAQRVKSTLQRYKELQDIIAILGMDELSEEDKLVVSRARRVQRFLSQPFFVAEQFTGLKGVLVPIEETIRGFNMIMDGEVDEYPEAAFNLVGTIDDAIEKGKKLIADAKK
- a CDS encoding T9SS type A sorting domain-containing protein, whose translation is MKTQFLNTIIFCLIFNFSCKFLQSQSVFPGFADSPQWNVSQTFWLDTEIVQYKFSSDTLMCGNTYSKFEDYYDYYFRSSGNKVYMREKNNCSDPEYVIYDFGLEAGDTMTLEFFGGEDFPTAMEVESVDTINYFGVDRKTLTINYDRCGGEMGEFDTATMQWIEGIGSDTHPFYAIFCYCDGCEFWSNLVCYDSSGVQLYGTPDVDACDIIIDVPTLTSKSPKIFPNPVSELLFFEPGNSAEYFYNIRSITNNTVMKNSTSGPLELNVERLSPGIYFFELLNVAGQRIASEKFVKL
- the atpC gene encoding ATP synthase F1 subunit epsilon, whose protein sequence is MQLDILSPDKKIYSGNADGVLMPGITGSFEVLNNHAPMIAALGKGKMRVRVGKTDTVYQITGGFVEVLHNNVSVLVEGAKEI